One Mycobacteriales bacterium DNA window includes the following coding sequences:
- a CDS encoding S8 family serine peptidase, translated as MRARGRTTAWVGVLVAALAAGLAAPGALAVPPVPVHDLPCPDVQLLDRTVLVGLAPGARLPALPGARAYPGSPQLGLRPLVLPTAADVPAAIATLQAAPGVRFAERDLGTRASRSPNDPLFRQQWALTATRVPKAWDRTTGGVLVAVLDSGVDPSHPDLTGKVRAGGDFVDGDADPSDEQGHGTAVAGVIAARSNDRTGLAGASWGATILAERVLDHDGVGSACTAAVGMVDATDAGALVLNLSLGGPGAGRCPGVYAYAVDYAADAGVAVVAATGNDATVDNPTNYPAACDGVIAVGATDRSGGRAFFSSYGPHVDLVAPGQDVLVLDREGAGDYGWASGSGTSFAAPLVAGVAALVLARTPGLTPAQLEQRLVTTAKDLGKKGRDDGTGAGLLDAARAVG; from the coding sequence ATGAGGGCTCGAGGGCGTACGACGGCGTGGGTCGGCGTGCTCGTGGCGGCGCTCGCGGCGGGCCTGGCGGCTCCGGGCGCGCTGGCGGTGCCGCCGGTGCCGGTGCACGACCTGCCCTGCCCGGACGTCCAGCTGCTCGACCGCACCGTGCTCGTCGGCCTCGCGCCCGGCGCGCGGCTGCCCGCGCTGCCCGGCGCCCGGGCCTACCCCGGCAGCCCGCAGCTCGGCCTGCGCCCGCTGGTGCTCCCGACGGCCGCCGACGTGCCGGCCGCGATCGCGACCCTGCAGGCCGCGCCGGGTGTCCGCTTCGCCGAGCGCGACCTCGGGACCCGCGCGAGCCGGAGCCCCAACGACCCGCTGTTCCGCCAGCAGTGGGCCCTGACCGCGACCCGGGTCCCGAAGGCCTGGGACCGCACGACCGGCGGCGTGCTCGTCGCGGTGCTCGACTCCGGCGTCGACCCGTCTCACCCGGACCTCACCGGCAAGGTGCGGGCGGGTGGCGACTTCGTCGACGGTGACGCCGACCCCTCGGACGAGCAGGGCCACGGCACCGCCGTCGCCGGTGTGATCGCCGCCCGCAGCAACGACCGCACCGGCCTGGCCGGGGCGTCGTGGGGCGCGACGATCCTCGCGGAGCGGGTGCTCGACCACGACGGCGTCGGCAGCGCGTGCACCGCGGCGGTGGGCATGGTCGACGCGACCGACGCCGGAGCGTTGGTCCTCAACCTCAGCCTCGGCGGCCCGGGCGCCGGCCGCTGCCCCGGCGTCTACGCCTACGCCGTCGACTACGCCGCGGACGCGGGCGTCGCCGTGGTCGCCGCGACGGGCAACGACGCCACCGTCGACAACCCGACCAACTACCCCGCGGCCTGCGACGGGGTCATCGCGGTGGGGGCGACGGACCGGTCGGGGGGACGGGCGTTCTTCTCGTCGTACGGCCCGCATGTGGACCTGGTGGCGCCGGGGCAGGACGTGCTCGTGCTGGACCGCGAGGGCGCCGGTGACTACGGCTGGGCGTCGGGGTCGGGGACGTCGTTCGCGGCGCCGCTGGTCGCGGGGGTCGCCGCGCTGGTGCTCGCGCGGACCCCAGGCCTCACGCCGGCGCAGCTCGAGCAGCGGCTGGTCACGACCGCGAAGGACCTGGGCAAGAAGGGCCGCGACGACGGCACCGGCGCCGGCCTGCTCGACGCGGCGCGGGCGGTCGGCTAG
- the groL gene encoding chaperonin GroEL (60 kDa chaperone family; promotes refolding of misfolded polypeptides especially under stressful conditions; forms two stacked rings of heptamers to form a barrel-shaped 14mer; ends can be capped by GroES; misfolded proteins enter the barrel where they are refolded when GroES binds) — protein MPKSLQFSEEARRSLERGVDALANAVKVTLGPKGRNVVLAKAYGGPTITNDGVTIAREIELADKHENLGAQLAKEVATKTNDVAGDGTTTATVLGQAMVHEGLRAVAAGANPIALKVGIDAAVEAVNTALLDMATEVQTHAEVAAVAAISAQDAEVGELVAQAIDKVGKDGVITVEESNTTGLELELTEGMQFDKGYISPYFVTDAERMETVLEDASVLIVNGKVSAIAELLPLLEKVVQAQKPLLIVAEDVDGEALSTLVVNSIRKTVKVAAVKAPGFGDRRKAMLQDIAVLTGAQVVSAEVGLKLDQVGLEVLGTARRITVTKDATTIVDGAGSAADVAGRVGQIKNEIEASDSDWDKEKLQERLAKLAGGIGVIKVGAHTETELKERKHRLEDAISATRAAVEEGIVPGGGAALVHAAAVLVDGLGKTGDELTGVQIVRKALDEPAYWIASNAGLEGRVAVNRAREAGKGQGLNAATGEYGDLVAQGVVDPVKVSRSAVRNAASIASMLLTTETIVVDKPEEQLADAGHGGHGHSH, from the coding sequence GTGCCCAAGTCCCTGCAGTTCTCCGAGGAGGCGCGACGCTCCCTCGAGCGCGGCGTCGACGCCCTCGCCAACGCCGTCAAGGTCACGCTCGGCCCGAAGGGCCGCAACGTCGTCCTGGCCAAGGCCTACGGCGGCCCCACCATCACCAACGACGGCGTGACCATCGCCCGCGAGATCGAGCTCGCCGACAAGCACGAGAACCTCGGCGCGCAGCTCGCCAAGGAGGTCGCGACCAAGACCAACGACGTGGCCGGTGACGGCACCACGACCGCGACCGTGCTCGGCCAGGCCATGGTCCACGAGGGCCTGCGGGCCGTCGCGGCCGGCGCCAACCCGATCGCGCTCAAGGTCGGCATCGACGCCGCCGTCGAGGCGGTCAACACCGCGCTGCTCGACATGGCCACCGAGGTCCAGACCCACGCCGAGGTCGCGGCCGTCGCCGCCATCTCCGCGCAGGACGCCGAGGTCGGCGAGCTCGTCGCGCAGGCCATCGACAAGGTCGGCAAGGACGGTGTCATCACCGTCGAGGAGTCCAACACCACCGGCCTCGAGCTCGAGCTCACCGAGGGCATGCAGTTCGACAAGGGCTACATCTCGCCCTACTTCGTCACCGACGCCGAGCGCATGGAGACCGTCCTCGAGGACGCCTCGGTGCTCATCGTCAACGGCAAGGTGTCGGCCATCGCCGAGCTGCTCCCGCTGCTCGAGAAGGTCGTCCAGGCCCAGAAGCCGCTGCTCATCGTCGCCGAGGACGTCGACGGCGAGGCGCTGTCGACGCTGGTCGTCAACTCGATCCGCAAGACCGTCAAGGTCGCCGCGGTGAAGGCCCCCGGCTTCGGTGACCGCCGCAAGGCGATGCTCCAGGACATCGCCGTCCTCACCGGCGCGCAGGTCGTGTCGGCCGAGGTCGGCCTCAAGCTCGACCAGGTCGGCCTCGAGGTCCTCGGCACCGCCCGCCGCATCACCGTCACCAAGGACGCGACGACGATCGTCGACGGCGCGGGCTCCGCGGCCGACGTCGCCGGCCGGGTCGGCCAGATCAAGAACGAGATCGAGGCCAGCGACTCCGACTGGGACAAGGAGAAGCTGCAGGAGCGGCTCGCCAAGCTCGCCGGCGGCATCGGCGTCATCAAGGTCGGCGCCCACACCGAGACCGAGCTCAAGGAGCGCAAGCACCGCCTCGAGGACGCCATCTCGGCGACCCGCGCGGCGGTCGAGGAGGGCATCGTCCCCGGCGGTGGCGCGGCCCTCGTGCACGCCGCGGCGGTCCTCGTCGACGGCCTCGGCAAGACCGGCGACGAGCTCACCGGCGTCCAGATCGTCCGCAAGGCGCTCGACGAGCCGGCGTACTGGATCGCCAGCAACGCGGGCCTCGAGGGTCGCGTCGCGGTCAACCGCGCCCGTGAGGCCGGCAAGGGCCAGGGCCTCAACGCCGCCACCGGGGAGTACGGCGACCTCGTCGCCCAGGGCGTCGTCGACCCGGTGAAGGTCTCCCGCTCCGCGGTTCGCAACGCCGCCTCGATCGCGAGCATGCTGCTCACGACCGAGACGATCGTCGTGGACAAGCCCGAGGAGCAGCTCGCGGACGCCGGCCACGGCGGCCACGGCCACTCGCACTAG
- the groES gene encoding co-chaperone GroES yields the protein MVTTLTKVAIKPLEDRIVVQANEAETTTASGIVIPDTAKEKPQEGTVLAVGPGRFEDGNRVPLDVKVGDKVLYSKYGGTEVKYAGEEYLVLSARDVLAVIEG from the coding sequence ATCGTGACCACCCTTACCAAGGTCGCCATCAAGCCGCTCGAGGACCGCATCGTCGTCCAGGCCAACGAGGCCGAGACCACGACGGCCTCCGGCATCGTCATCCCGGACACCGCCAAGGAGAAGCCCCAGGAGGGCACCGTCCTGGCTGTCGGCCCGGGTCGCTTCGAGGACGGCAACCGCGTCCCGCTCGACGTCAAGGTCGGCGACAAGGTCCTTTACAGCAAGTACGGCGGCACCGAGGTCAAGTACGCCGGCGAGGAGTACCTCGTGCTCTCCGCCCGCGACGTCCTCGCCGTCATCGAGGGCTAG
- a CDS encoding EAL domain-containing protein, producing the protein MSTDGQVVPLVRSLGEPVATLLALLAARTRVRTWVVTANGRVAAATGPHAPPTGSAWTPAGDAVSVALPGAAGHELGRLSAVGGPVHDEDLVRLVAVSVAALVEAAGLGRATDRTDIDAEIDDLLDFVRERLRVSAAFLSRFVGDQRVLRSLVTAEGATRGQVEPLTATLCARIASGRLPALVPDVRAHPDAADLPALAQSGVRTYLGVPVELSDGSLYGTVCAATHEVRPDLDERAVDLLRIVARSVVRLLEREIASERRATSTSRAVAAVLAAGGPRMVFQAAVPIGGEGRGFLEALSRFDDGRPPDVWFREATAAGLGVELEVAAARGGLQALRPGVDVSVNLSAATITSGALPGLLDGLPLSQVVVEVSEHEAVRDYAELGAALEPHRRAGLRLAVDDAGAGYASLRHVVRLAPDVIKLDMSLVSGIDTDPSRRELAGALTSFAHRTGAVVVAEGVERRSEHEALREVGVDLGQGYLYAVPAPLGHPA; encoded by the coding sequence ATGTCCACGGACGGGCAGGTCGTTCCGCTCGTCCGATCCCTGGGCGAGCCGGTGGCCACCCTGCTCGCCCTGCTGGCTGCCCGCACCCGGGTCCGCACCTGGGTAGTCACCGCCAACGGTCGGGTCGCTGCGGCGACCGGCCCGCACGCGCCGCCGACCGGGTCGGCCTGGACCCCTGCTGGCGACGCCGTCAGCGTCGCCCTGCCGGGCGCTGCTGGGCACGAGCTCGGTCGGCTGTCGGCAGTGGGCGGACCAGTCCACGACGAGGACCTCGTGCGGCTGGTCGCGGTCTCCGTCGCGGCGCTGGTGGAGGCGGCCGGCCTCGGTCGGGCCACGGACCGCACCGACATCGATGCCGAGATCGACGACCTGCTGGACTTCGTGCGCGAGCGTCTTCGGGTGTCGGCCGCCTTCCTCAGCCGGTTCGTGGGTGACCAGCGGGTCCTGCGGTCACTCGTCACCGCCGAGGGCGCGACGCGGGGGCAGGTGGAGCCGCTCACTGCCACGCTGTGCGCCCGGATCGCCTCGGGTCGCCTGCCGGCCCTCGTCCCCGACGTCCGCGCGCACCCGGACGCGGCCGATCTCCCCGCCCTCGCGCAGTCGGGGGTGCGGACCTACCTCGGGGTGCCGGTCGAGCTGTCGGACGGCTCGCTCTACGGCACCGTCTGCGCAGCCACGCACGAGGTGCGGCCGGACCTCGACGAGCGGGCCGTCGACCTCCTGAGGATCGTCGCCCGATCCGTCGTCCGGCTGCTCGAGCGGGAGATCGCGAGCGAGCGCCGGGCCACGTCGACGTCCCGAGCGGTCGCAGCGGTGCTCGCCGCGGGTGGGCCGCGGATGGTCTTCCAAGCGGCCGTCCCCATCGGGGGCGAGGGTCGGGGCTTCCTCGAGGCGCTGAGCCGCTTCGACGACGGCCGGCCGCCGGACGTGTGGTTCCGCGAGGCCACGGCCGCGGGGCTCGGCGTCGAGCTCGAGGTGGCCGCGGCGCGCGGCGGACTGCAGGCTCTCCGCCCCGGCGTGGATGTCTCGGTCAACCTCTCCGCCGCGACCATCACCTCGGGCGCGCTGCCGGGGCTGCTCGACGGGCTGCCGCTGTCGCAGGTGGTCGTCGAGGTGAGCGAGCACGAGGCCGTCCGCGACTACGCCGAGCTCGGCGCCGCGCTCGAGCCGCACCGGCGGGCCGGGCTCCGGCTGGCCGTCGACGACGCGGGTGCCGGCTACGCCTCGCTGCGCCACGTCGTGCGGCTCGCCCCCGACGTCATCAAGCTCGACATGAGCCTGGTGTCGGGCATCGACACCGACCCCTCCCGTCGCGAGCTCGCCGGCGCGCTCACGTCCTTCGCCCACCGCACCGGCGCGGTCGTCGTCGCCGAGGGGGTCGAGCGCCGGTCGGAGCACGAGGCGCTGCGTGAGGTCGGCGTGGACCTCGGGCAGGGCTACCTCTACGCCGTACCCGCTCCGCTGGGGCACCCGGCTTGA
- the tsaD gene encoding tRNA (adenosine(37)-N6)-threonylcarbamoyltransferase complex transferase subunit TsaD translates to MADEPLVLGIETSCDETGIGIVRGTTLLADAVASSVDEHARFGGVVPEVASRAHVEAMVPTVRRALADAGVALTDLDAIAVTAGPGLAGALLVGVAAAKAYSLALDVPLYGVNHLAAHVAVDVLEHGPLPEPALALLVSGGHSSLLRVDDVTHDLTPLGQTVDDAAGEAFDKVARLLGLGFPGGPAVDRAAREGDPAAIAFPRGKVQGAYDVSFSGLKTAVARWLEAHEGEVPVADVCASFQEAVVDVLTTKAVAACRDTGVEHLLIGGGVAANSRLRALAQQRCDAAGIVLRVPRPGLCTDNGAMVAALGSRLVAAGRAPSPLDLPADSSMPVTLVTAGLGG, encoded by the coding sequence GTGGCTGACGAGCCGCTGGTCCTCGGCATCGAGACCTCCTGCGACGAGACCGGCATCGGGATCGTGCGGGGCACGACGCTGCTCGCCGACGCGGTCGCGAGCAGCGTGGACGAGCACGCCCGCTTCGGCGGGGTCGTGCCCGAGGTCGCGAGCCGCGCCCACGTCGAGGCGATGGTCCCGACCGTGCGCCGGGCCCTGGCCGACGCCGGCGTCGCGCTCACCGACCTCGACGCGATCGCGGTCACCGCCGGTCCGGGGCTGGCCGGTGCCCTGCTCGTCGGGGTCGCCGCTGCCAAGGCCTACAGCCTCGCCCTCGACGTCCCGCTGTACGGCGTCAACCACCTCGCCGCGCACGTCGCGGTCGACGTGCTCGAGCACGGCCCGCTGCCCGAGCCGGCGCTCGCGCTGCTCGTCTCCGGCGGCCACTCCAGTCTGCTGCGCGTCGACGACGTCACCCACGACCTCACCCCGCTGGGGCAGACCGTCGACGACGCTGCGGGAGAGGCCTTCGACAAGGTCGCCCGGCTGCTCGGCCTCGGCTTCCCCGGCGGCCCCGCGGTCGACCGGGCTGCCCGCGAGGGCGACCCGGCGGCGATCGCCTTCCCTCGCGGCAAGGTGCAGGGCGCCTACGACGTCTCCTTCTCCGGGCTGAAGACCGCCGTCGCCCGCTGGCTCGAGGCCCACGAGGGCGAGGTGCCCGTCGCCGACGTGTGCGCGTCGTTCCAGGAGGCCGTCGTCGACGTGCTCACCACCAAGGCGGTGGCGGCCTGCCGCGACACCGGCGTCGAGCACCTGCTCATCGGCGGCGGGGTGGCGGCCAACAGCCGGCTGCGCGCGCTCGCCCAGCAGCGCTGCGACGCCGCGGGCATCGTCCTGCGCGTCCCGCGGCCGGGGCTGTGCACCGACAACGGCGCGATGGTGGCGGCGCTCGGGTCGCGGCTGGTGGCGGCGGGTCGTGCGCCGAGCCCGCTCGACCTCCCGGCCGACTCCTCGATGCCGGTGACGCTCGTGACGGCGGGCCTGGGCGGATGA
- the rimI gene encoding ribosomal protein S18-alanine N-acetyltransferase — protein MTTLTRMRWWHLDEVLPIEQVVYPDERWSARAFWSELGQVDTRHYVVAQDQGSVVGYAGLCDYPDEAFVQTVAVAPSHQGRGIGALLLQDLLAEADRRRKAPVALEVRADNEPAQRLYARHGFRRTGVRRGYYQPSGTDAWVMQRG, from the coding sequence ATGACGACCCTCACCCGGATGCGGTGGTGGCACCTCGACGAGGTGCTGCCGATCGAGCAGGTCGTCTACCCCGACGAGCGCTGGAGCGCGCGGGCCTTCTGGTCCGAGCTCGGCCAGGTCGACACCCGCCACTACGTCGTGGCGCAGGACCAGGGGTCGGTCGTGGGCTACGCCGGGCTGTGCGACTACCCCGACGAGGCCTTCGTGCAGACCGTCGCGGTGGCCCCGTCGCACCAGGGCAGGGGGATCGGGGCGCTGCTGCTGCAGGACCTGCTGGCGGAAGCCGACCGCCGTCGCAAGGCGCCCGTCGCCCTGGAGGTGCGGGCCGACAACGAGCCGGCGCAGCGCCTCTACGCACGGCACGGCTTCCGGCGTACCGGCGTCCGTCGTGGCTACTACCAGCCCTCGGGCACCGACGCGTGGGTGATGCAGCGTGGCTGA
- the tsaB gene encoding tRNA (adenosine(37)-N6)-threonylcarbamoyltransferase complex dimerization subunit type 1 TsaB: protein MLVLGLDTSTPAVSAALVELEPDGAGGARWVDSATWQRVDAKRHGELLATGVHELLGRRGVRPRDLAAVAVGLGPGPFTGLRVGVVTAATMADALGIPAYGACSLDAVGAWTEDPGRRLVVTDARRREVYWAEYDEDGERLAGPSVLAPAELSRRLRETSWPQPDAAGRVVGDGALLHRDAFEGFDVSDDDRYPSADAVVLLAAVRVVAGAPSEPLTPLYLRRPDAEQPAAPKRVTA, encoded by the coding sequence GTGCTCGTCCTCGGGCTCGACACCTCGACCCCGGCGGTCTCCGCGGCGCTGGTCGAGCTCGAGCCCGACGGCGCCGGCGGGGCGCGCTGGGTCGACTCGGCCACCTGGCAGCGGGTCGACGCCAAGCGCCACGGTGAGCTGCTCGCCACCGGCGTCCACGAGCTGCTGGGTCGGCGCGGGGTGCGGCCGCGCGACCTCGCCGCGGTCGCGGTGGGCCTCGGGCCGGGGCCCTTCACGGGGCTGCGCGTCGGGGTCGTCACCGCGGCGACCATGGCCGATGCGCTCGGCATCCCGGCCTACGGCGCCTGCAGCCTCGACGCCGTCGGGGCCTGGACCGAGGACCCGGGCCGCCGGCTCGTGGTCACCGACGCACGCCGCCGCGAGGTCTACTGGGCGGAGTACGACGAGGACGGCGAGCGCCTCGCCGGCCCGTCGGTGCTCGCGCCGGCCGAGCTGTCGCGACGGCTGCGCGAGACGTCCTGGCCGCAGCCCGACGCGGCCGGCAGGGTCGTCGGCGACGGCGCGCTGCTGCACCGCGACGCCTTCGAGGGGTTCGACGTCTCCGACGACGACCGCTACCCCAGCGCCGACGCGGTCGTCCTGCTCGCGGCCGTGCGGGTCGTCGCGGGCGCCCCGAGCGAGCCGCTCACCCCGCTCTACCTGCGCCGCCCCGACGCCGAGCAGCCCGCAGCCCCCAAGCGGGTGACGGCATGA
- a CDS encoding long-chain fatty acid--CoA ligase encodes MSLTIASILAESAVRHADRTAVVLGDLRLTYAQLWGHAKQYAQVLRDRGVGPGDKVALLLPNTPHFPLAYFGTLALGAVAVPVHALLKAEEIEYVLTDSGAKALVCAAPLLGEGAKGAELAGVPVLAVMDGGDATIERIDNLAFEVQPIAAVEPREPEDTAVILYTSGTTGKPKGAEITHLNVTMNVVASAMHSFDIDENDVVLGCLPLFHTFGQTCCMNTAFYVGATVVLLPRFDGAQALDLLVKEKCTIFMGVPTMYIGLLEAAKTSEARPQLKSALSGGAALPVAVLERFAEVFGTQVLEGYGLTETSPVATFNQVGFEPRPGTVGKQIWGVEVEVAKAEIDDRIELLPTGELGEIVVRGHNVFKGYLNKPEATAAAIVDGWFRTGDLGTKDAEGYVTIVDRKKDMVIRGGYNVYPRDVEEVLGRHPAVAQVAVIGLPDPQYGEEVCAVVVLDPAGGELTEADLVAWSKEKLAAYKYPRRVFFTDAFPLGPSGKVLKRELVAHYKENSS; translated from the coding sequence ATGTCGCTGACCATCGCGAGCATCCTGGCGGAGTCCGCCGTCCGCCACGCCGACCGCACCGCGGTCGTCCTCGGCGACCTGCGGCTCACCTACGCCCAGCTCTGGGGCCACGCCAAGCAGTACGCCCAGGTCCTGCGCGACCGGGGCGTCGGCCCCGGCGACAAGGTCGCGCTGCTGCTGCCCAACACGCCGCACTTCCCGCTCGCCTACTTCGGGACGCTCGCGCTCGGCGCGGTCGCGGTGCCGGTGCACGCTCTGCTCAAGGCCGAGGAGATCGAGTACGTCCTCACCGACTCCGGTGCGAAGGCGCTGGTGTGCGCCGCCCCGCTGCTCGGCGAGGGCGCCAAGGGCGCGGAGCTCGCCGGCGTACCCGTCCTGGCTGTCATGGACGGGGGCGACGCGACGATCGAGCGCATCGACAACCTGGCCTTCGAGGTGCAGCCGATCGCGGCGGTCGAGCCGCGCGAGCCCGAGGACACCGCGGTGATCCTCTACACGAGCGGCACCACGGGCAAGCCCAAGGGCGCCGAGATCACCCATCTCAACGTGACGATGAACGTCGTCGCCTCGGCCATGCACTCCTTCGACATCGACGAGAACGACGTCGTGCTCGGCTGCCTGCCGCTGTTCCACACCTTCGGCCAGACCTGCTGCATGAACACCGCCTTCTACGTCGGCGCGACCGTCGTGCTGCTCCCGCGCTTCGACGGCGCGCAGGCCCTCGACCTGCTGGTCAAGGAGAAGTGCACGATCTTCATGGGCGTGCCGACGATGTACATCGGCCTGCTCGAGGCCGCCAAGACCTCCGAGGCCCGTCCGCAGCTGAAGTCCGCGCTGTCCGGTGGCGCGGCCCTGCCGGTGGCGGTGCTCGAGCGCTTCGCCGAGGTCTTCGGTACCCAGGTGCTCGAGGGCTACGGCCTCACCGAGACCTCGCCGGTCGCGACCTTCAACCAGGTCGGCTTCGAGCCGCGCCCGGGCACCGTGGGCAAGCAGATCTGGGGCGTCGAGGTCGAGGTCGCGAAGGCCGAGATCGACGACCGCATCGAGCTGCTGCCGACCGGCGAGCTCGGCGAGATCGTCGTGCGCGGCCACAACGTCTTCAAGGGCTACCTCAACAAGCCCGAGGCGACCGCGGCCGCGATCGTCGACGGGTGGTTCCGCACCGGCGACCTCGGCACCAAGGACGCCGAGGGCTACGTCACCATCGTCGACCGCAAGAAGGACATGGTCATCCGCGGCGGCTACAACGTCTACCCGCGCGACGTCGAGGAGGTCCTCGGGCGGCACCCGGCGGTGGCCCAGGTCGCCGTCATCGGGCTGCCCGACCCGCAGTACGGCGAGGAGGTCTGCGCCGTCGTCGTGCTGGACCCCGCGGGCGGGGAGCTCACCGAGGCCGACCTGGTGGCCTGGTCGAAGGAGAAGCTCGCGGCCTACAAGTACCCTCGGAGGGTCTTCTTCACCGACGCCTTCCCGCTCGGGCCGTCGGGGAAGGTGCTCAAGCGCGAGCTCGTCGCGCACTACAAGGAGAACAGTTCTTGA
- a CDS encoding ABC transporter ATP-binding protein: protein MSDGLRERVLEVKDLKVSFGKAQVLDGVSFHVDRGETVAVVGPNGAGKTTLLRALSRLNTCTGSVEFDGRPLAKRPYDVVMSGLVHTPERRRLFPGLTIRDNLELGARRLRKQPNTRAEDLERVYALFPKLKERAGQTAGTLSGGEQQQCAIGRSLMGRPTLLLLDEPTLGLSVGVKEAIIAGIQSIQESGTTMLLVEQDVSFAFRCAERVIVLEHGRVAREGPTAQIAADPYVKQAYLGVA, encoded by the coding sequence GTGAGTGACGGACTGCGTGAGCGCGTGCTGGAGGTGAAGGACCTCAAGGTGTCGTTCGGCAAGGCGCAGGTCCTCGACGGCGTGTCCTTCCACGTCGACAGGGGCGAGACCGTGGCCGTCGTCGGGCCCAACGGTGCGGGCAAGACCACCCTGCTGCGCGCGCTGTCCCGGCTCAACACCTGCACCGGCAGCGTGGAGTTCGACGGCCGCCCGCTCGCGAAGAGGCCCTACGACGTCGTCATGTCCGGGCTGGTCCACACGCCCGAGCGTCGCCGGCTGTTCCCGGGGCTCACCATCCGCGACAACCTCGAACTCGGTGCGCGGCGGCTGCGCAAGCAGCCCAACACCCGGGCCGAGGACCTCGAGCGCGTCTACGCGCTGTTCCCCAAGCTGAAGGAGCGCGCCGGGCAGACGGCCGGCACCCTGTCCGGCGGTGAGCAGCAGCAGTGCGCGATCGGCCGTTCGCTCATGGGGCGCCCGACCCTGCTGCTCCTCGACGAGCCCACACTCGGGCTGTCGGTGGGCGTCAAGGAAGCGATCATCGCCGGCATCCAGAGCATCCAGGAGTCGGGCACCACGATGCTGCTCGTCGAACAGGACGTGTCCTTCGCGTTCCGGTGCGCCGAGCGGGTGATCGTCCTCGAGCACGGCCGGGTGGCCCGCGAGGGCCCGACGGCCCAGATCGCCGCCGACCCCTACGTCAAGCAGGCCTACCTCGGCGTGGCCTGA
- a CDS encoding ABC transporter ATP-binding protein: MTALLEAQAVTRRFGGLTAVNEVSFSVEQGSAVGLIGANGAGKTTLFNCLTGFDKPTSGDVRLRGKSLLKLPRHKVVGNGVARTFQIVKPFPDLPVLANVMVPLIVRRTKGDVKAEAMAVLQRVGLAHRAASPSSQLSEGDLKRLEMARALATGPELLLLDEPFAGLSTNEIGVLSDTIRQLKDDGVTLVIVEHKIGSLLALVDRVIAMDQGRVIADGEPEVVLRDPAVVRAYLGGDPDANSDSTEGTDGE; encoded by the coding sequence ATGACCGCGTTGCTCGAGGCCCAGGCCGTCACCCGCCGCTTCGGGGGTCTGACCGCGGTCAACGAGGTCAGCTTCTCCGTGGAGCAGGGCTCAGCGGTTGGCCTGATCGGCGCCAACGGCGCCGGCAAGACGACGCTGTTCAACTGCCTCACCGGGTTCGACAAGCCGACCAGCGGTGACGTCCGGCTGCGCGGCAAGAGCCTGCTCAAGCTGCCGCGTCACAAGGTGGTCGGCAACGGCGTTGCCCGCACCTTCCAGATCGTCAAGCCGTTCCCGGACTTGCCGGTGCTGGCCAACGTCATGGTCCCGCTCATCGTGCGCCGCACCAAGGGCGACGTGAAGGCCGAGGCCATGGCGGTGCTGCAGCGGGTGGGGCTCGCGCACCGCGCCGCGTCCCCGAGCTCCCAGCTGTCCGAGGGCGACCTCAAGCGCCTCGAGATGGCCCGGGCGCTGGCCACCGGCCCGGAGCTGCTGCTGCTCGACGAGCCCTTCGCAGGCCTGTCGACCAACGAGATCGGGGTCCTGTCCGACACGATCCGCCAGCTCAAGGACGACGGCGTCACCCTGGTCATCGTCGAGCACAAGATCGGCTCGCTGCTGGCGCTCGTCGACAGGGTCATCGCGATGGACCAGGGCCGGGTCATCGCCGACGGCGAGCCCGAGGTCGTCCTGCGCGACCCCGCCGTCGTGCGCGCCTACCTCGGCGGCGACCCCGACGCCAACTCTGACAGCACGGAGGGCACCGACGGTGAGTGA